In Strigops habroptila isolate Jane chromosome 4, bStrHab1.2.pri, whole genome shotgun sequence, a single genomic region encodes these proteins:
- the CKB gene encoding creatine kinase B-type isoform X1, giving the protein MPFSNTHNLLKMKFSADDEFPDLSAHNNHMAKVLTLDLYKKLRDKQTPSGFTLDDVIQTGVDNPGHPFIMTVGCVAGDEESYEVFKELFDPVIEDRHGGYKPTDQHKTDLNADNLQGGDDLDPNYVLSSRVRTGRSIRGFCLPPHCSRGERRAIEKLSVEALGSLEGDLQGKYYALKNMTDAQQQQLIDDHFLFDKPVSPLLLASGMARDWPDARGIWHNDNKTFLVWINEEDHLRVISMQKGGNMKEVFTRFCTGLTQIENLFKSKNHEFMWNPHLGYVLTCPSNLGTGLRAGVHIKIPNLGKHEKFGEVLKRLRLQKRGTGGVDTAAVGGVFDVSNADRLGFSEVELVQMVVDGVKLLIEMEKRLEKGQSIDDLMPAQK; this is encoded by the exons ATGCCTTTCTCAAACACCCACAACCTCCTGAAGATGAAGTTCTCGGCCGATGATGAGTTCCCTGACCTGAGTGCTCACAACAATCACATGGCCAAGGTGCTCACCCTGGACCTGTACAAGAAGTTGAGGGATAAGCAGACTCCCAGTGGATTTACGCTGGATGATGTTATCCAGACTGGGGTTGACAACCCAG GCCATCCCTTCATAATGACAGTAGGATGCGTAGCTGGTGATGAAGAATCCTATGAGGTGTTTAAGGAACTCTTTGATCCAGTTATTGAAGACAGGCATGGTGGCTACAAACCAACTGATCAGCACAAGACCGACCTGAACGCTGATAACCTGCAG GGAGGTGATGATCTGGATCCGAATTATGTGCTAAGTTCCCGTGTCAGAACTGGTAGAAGCATCCGTGGATTCTGTCTTCCCCCGCACTGCAGTCGAGGAGAGAGGCGGGCTATTGAAAAGCTCTCCGTTGAAG CTCTGGGTAGCCTGGAGGGTGATCTCCAGGGCAAGTACTATGCTCTGAAGAACATGACtgatgcacagcagcagcagctgattgATGATCACTTCTTGTTTGACAAGCCAGTTTCTCCTCTTCTGTTGGCATCTGGGATGGCACGAGATTGGCCTGATGCCAGGGGTATCTG GCACAATGATAACAAGACCTTCCTTGTTTGGATCAATGAGGAGGATCACCTTAGAGTTATTTCCATGCAGAAAGGTGGCAACATGAAGGAAGTATTTACCCGCTTCTGTACTGGGCTAACACAG ATAGAAAATCTCTTCAAGTCCAAAAACCACGAGTTCATGTGGAATCCACACTTGGGCTACGTCCTGACCTGCCCATCCAACCTTGGAACAGGGCTTCGTGCTGGTGTGCACATCAAGATACCAAACCTTGGGAAACATGAGAAGTTTGGAGAAGTCCTCAAGAGGCTTCGGCTGCAGAAACGAGGCACAG GTGGTGTGGACACAGCTGCTGTTGGAGGAGTGTTTGATGTCTCCAATGCTGATCGTCTTGGCTTCTCTGAGGTGGAGCTGGTGCAGATGGTGGTGGATGGTGTGAAGCTGCTCATTGAAATGGAAAAACGCCTTGAAAAAGGCCAGTCCATTGATGACCTCATGCCAGCTCAGAAATGA
- the CKB gene encoding creatine kinase B-type isoform X2 yields MAQLNNQRLPPDEEYPDLSSHNNHMAKVLTLDLYKKLRDRVTPSGFTLDDVIQTGVDNPGHPFIMTVGCVAGDEESYEVFKELFDPVIEDRHGGYKPTDQHKTDLNADNLQGGDDLDPNYVLSSRVRTGRSIRGFCLPPHCSRGERRAIEKLSVEALGSLEGDLQGKYYALKNMTDAQQQQLIDDHFLFDKPVSPLLLASGMARDWPDARGIWHNDNKTFLVWINEEDHLRVISMQKGGNMKEVFTRFCTGLTQIENLFKSKNHEFMWNPHLGYVLTCPSNLGTGLRAGVHIKIPNLGKHEKFGEVLKRLRLQKRGTGGVDTAAVGGVFDVSNADRLGFSEVELVQMVVDGVKLLIEMEKRLEKGQSIDDLMPAQK; encoded by the exons ATGGCCCAACTAAATAATCAGAGACTGCCTCCTGATGAGGAGTATCCGGACCTGAGCAGCCACAACAACCACATGGCTAAAGTTCTAACCCTGGATTTATACAAGAAACTGAGAGACAGAGTCACGCCCAGTGGCTTCACCCTGGATGATGTCATTCAGACTGGGGTTGATAATCCTG GCCATCCCTTCATAATGACAGTAGGATGCGTAGCTGGTGATGAAGAATCCTATGAGGTGTTTAAGGAACTCTTTGATCCAGTTATTGAAGACAGGCATGGTGGCTACAAACCAACTGATCAGCACAAGACCGACCTGAACGCTGATAACCTGCAG GGAGGTGATGATCTGGATCCGAATTATGTGCTAAGTTCCCGTGTCAGAACTGGTAGAAGCATCCGTGGATTCTGTCTTCCCCCGCACTGCAGTCGAGGAGAGAGGCGGGCTATTGAAAAGCTCTCCGTTGAAG CTCTGGGTAGCCTGGAGGGTGATCTCCAGGGCAAGTACTATGCTCTGAAGAACATGACtgatgcacagcagcagcagctgattgATGATCACTTCTTGTTTGACAAGCCAGTTTCTCCTCTTCTGTTGGCATCTGGGATGGCACGAGATTGGCCTGATGCCAGGGGTATCTG GCACAATGATAACAAGACCTTCCTTGTTTGGATCAATGAGGAGGATCACCTTAGAGTTATTTCCATGCAGAAAGGTGGCAACATGAAGGAAGTATTTACCCGCTTCTGTACTGGGCTAACACAG ATAGAAAATCTCTTCAAGTCCAAAAACCACGAGTTCATGTGGAATCCACACTTGGGCTACGTCCTGACCTGCCCATCCAACCTTGGAACAGGGCTTCGTGCTGGTGTGCACATCAAGATACCAAACCTTGGGAAACATGAGAAGTTTGGAGAAGTCCTCAAGAGGCTTCGGCTGCAGAAACGAGGCACAG GTGGTGTGGACACAGCTGCTGTTGGAGGAGTGTTTGATGTCTCCAATGCTGATCGTCTTGGCTTCTCTGAGGTGGAGCTGGTGCAGATGGTGGTGGATGGTGTGAAGCTGCTCATTGAAATGGAAAAACGCCTTGAAAAAGGCCAGTCCATTGATGACCTCATGCCAGCTCAGAAATGA